The genomic region GTTATTTGTATTTGATGATGATTTCTGCTTTTTTAGATTcctaagaaaaaaatctgatatgCCTAAAAAAATGGCAAATGCAaagaacagaaacagacttTGTAAAATATAGTGCTGAGAagaaattgaattaaaatgtGGAAAGAAAAAATACTCTGACATGTTCTACACCTGAGAAAACAAGAAGTGTGCAGCACATTTTCTATACAATTCTAAAAAGGAAATTGTGCGTAAAAAGTTATGCAAATCTCACTGTGATTGTCTCACCTGTAGAGTAGATGCAGCTGAGTCGCTGGTCTCGGTCAGTCCTGTGCTCCTCGGTATACTGGACACGATGTATCTCGCTCCCTTTGGCACAGGCTGTCTGACCACCAGCTTTCCTTTCCTCGTCTCTGCCAGAAATAAACTGTACCAGTAGGCATCGTTGGAGACCAGAGTGGAGTCCGCGATGGTGGAGTTCCTCTCGCTGATCACACTGTTCCTGCACGAAGGAGCCGCTTTGCTGGGCTTCGCTTTCTGACACTTCAGCACGATGGTGACCAGTATAGTGATGAGTAAAAGAAACGACACAGAGCCCAGTCCGATCACCAGATACAGGTTTAAATCTGAGAAGATGTCATATTCCAAAGGCACCTCAGTATAGGTCTTAAGGGCGGTCTCCACCGTGGACAGTTTGATGGTGACTGTAGCAGAGAGCGCGGGCTCTCCGTTGTCCTTGGCGATCACCACCAGCCGCTGGTCTCGCGAGTCTCTGTAACTGAACATCCTCATGGTCCGGATCTCTCCGTTGTATTGATCCAAGCTGAATAGCGTAGCGTCAGTGTTCTGGAGGAACTGGTACGTGATTCGAGAGTTGTGCACTGAATCAGAGTCTATGGCGATGACTTTGGCTATCAGAGTTCCTTTATCGGTGGATCTCGGGATCTTTTCCTTCACCTCCGAGCCGTGCGCGCGCCATGGAGACACTATTAGCGGTGTGTTGTCGTTCTGATCCATGATAATAATGTGAACGGTCACGTTACTGCTGAGCGGAGGGACACCAGAGTCTCTGGCCTCGATGTGGAAAAGAAACTCCTTCTCTATCTCATAGTCAAACGTCTTTAGCGCGTAAAGATTTCCGTTCTCTGGGTTAATGGAGAACAGCATGGACATGGAGGTGTTCGCTATTTCCCTCTCGATTATGAAATAAACTAGATACTGGTTTTCATGGAGATCTGGGTCTATAGCAGTTAAAGAGCTCAGGGAAGCTCCCGGCGCGTTATTCTCCATAACAGGGATCGTGTAGAATGTCTGTGGGAACTGAGGAACATTGTCATTGACGTCCAGTAGCTCTAAAGTTATAGTTTCGTTATCAGATAACGGCGGGTTACCCCTGTCAGTGACGGTAATAGTGATGTCATATTCTGGAACCTTTTCACGGTCTAACGGTTCTGAAAttaataattcataataattatCAGACGATTCTTTGAGCGCAAAAGGTAAATCATCAGAAATATGAATATCTACCTGTCCATTTTCTCCAGAGTCTTTATCACTCACACTAACAACTGCAATTACTGTATTTACAGGAACATCCTCTTTAACTGGACTCGAGAATGACTTTATAGAAATTTCAGGATGATTGTCATTCATATCTGTGATTAATATCTTTACTTTACACTTTCCAGAGAGACTATTAGCTGCTTTATCTGTTGCTATAATTTCCATGTCATAGATCCTGAAATCCTCATAATTAATCATTTCTTTCACTCTGATTTCGCCATTGTTAGGATTCAGACTGAATGTTTGCTGCGTTTTCTCTGATGTATACAAACTATAAGAGTAAAGTAAATCTGAATTTGAGCCCTCGTCTTTATCTGTGGCGTTTAATTTCACTACAAGGCTTCCAATGGGGGAGTTTTCTGTTAGATTTATAGTATAACTGTCTTTATCGAATTGAGGGGCGTTGTCATTCGTGTCCAGAACGCGCACAATAATGCTAGCCGTGCCAGAGCGCGCGGGGACTCCTCCATCCACAGCAGTGAGGATCAGATTATGAACTGTTTGCTCCTCACGGTCCAAAGCTTTCTTCAAAATTAAATCAGCAAATTTCGATCCATCTCTTCCTGCCTGTATTTCGATGTTGAAatgaacgctgtcacttaagTAATACGAATTTACGGAATTACTTCCGATATCTGGATCGAAAGCATTGTTCAAAGAAAACCTCTCCCCAGCTGAAGTAGACTCTGATATATCCAAGTGCATTGTGTCTCTCCTAAAATGTGGCGCATTATCATTGATATCAGTTATTTCTATTTCGATGTTAAACATTCGAATTGGATTTTCTATCGTAGCATCTAGCTTCAGAAAGCAGATTGATTTGGAATTGCAAATAAGTTCTCTGTCTATCTTCTGCACGACATACAGCTCACCGGTTTCTTTGTTAATGTCGAGATATTTTTTGGATGCAATCGTGTCCAAACGCATCTTCCGTCTGTTTAACGTTTTAACATCCAGCCCGAGATCAGCTGCTAGATTTGCAACTACGGATCCTTCCTCCATCTCCTCGGGGATAGAATAGTGAGTTACTGTAGACACGGTCTTAAAGGATGCGAAGAAAAGAAGGAACACCCAAACGTACCTTAAAATGCGTCTCGCGGCTCTCGTAATAGAATCCATAGTTTGTGAGCGCGATGCAGGATTCTCTTAGATGCCAAAAATATCTGTTTAAACCACAACCTGTCTTTAAGACAGACTTGGCGCTGGAAGATGAATAGAAATAATGAATGAAATGTTCAGCCTCGAAAGGACATTGTAAACTGAACACAGGCTGCAGTGTTCTCTGCACAATAAACAGTCATGGCGACGACTGTTACGTAGCCAGATATGATTTTATGGTGAACAGCGACTCTCTGCGCTTGGAGGAGAGGAGGACACATTAATGCGAACGGGAACGACTCGAATCCATTTAGAAGGAATAGTccactttaaaaatgtaagttacATGATCTAGCAGCATTTTAAACATAACATGCATCTTAAAttactctaaaaatgctgaCTTGTTTGCCTGTAAAAGCAAACCATTCAGAGACCATtgtataaaaagaaaataatagcttcaaatgtttaaatgaaCAGTGCGTTGAAAATGAAAACCTGTTTGCCTTCTTACCATGCCAGTAACAACacgaaaaaaattaaaacttacaAAGAAGAAATGTATATGGGCCTACCTGTAGAGTAGATGCAGCTGAGTCGCTGGTCTCGGTCAGTCCTGTGCTCCTCGGTATACTGGACACGATGTATCTCGCTCCCTTTGGCACAGGCTGTCTGACCACCAGCTTTCCTTTCCTCGTCTCTGCTAGAAATAAACTGTACCAGTAGGCATCGTTGGAGACCAGAGTGGAGTCCGCGATGGTGGAGTTCCTCTCGCTGATCACACTGTTCCTGCACGAAGGAGCCGCTTTGCTGGGCTTCGCTTTCTGACACTTCAGCACGATGGTGACCAGTATAGTGATGAGTAAAAGAAACGACACAGAGCCCAGTCCGATCACCAGATACAGGTTTAAATCTGAGAAGATGTCATATTCCAAAGGCACCTCAGTATAGGTCTTAAGGGCGGTCTCCACCGTGGACAGTTTGATGGTGACTGTAGCAGAGAGCGCGGGCTCTCCGTTGTCCTTGGCGATCACCACCAGCCGCTGGTCTCGCGAGTCTCTGTAACTGAACATCCTCATGGTCCGGATCTCTCCGTTGTATTGATCCAAGCTGAATAGCGTAGCGTCAGTGTTCTGGAGGAACTGGTACGTGATTCGAGAGTTGTGCACTGAATCAGAGTCTATGGCGATGACTTTGGCTATCAGAGTTCCTTTATCGGTGGATCTCGGGATCTTTTCCTTCACCTCCGAGCCGTGCGCGCGCCATGGAGACACTATAAGCGGCGTGTTGTCGTTCTGATCCATGATAATAATGTGAACGGTCACGTTACTGCTGAGCGGAGGGACACCAGAGTCTCTGGCCTCGATGTGGAAAAGAAACTCCTTCTCTATCTCATAGTCAAACGTCTTTAGCGCGTAAAGATTTCCGTTCTCTGGGTTAATGGAGAACAGCATGGACATGGAGGTGTTCGCTATTTCCCTCTCGATTATGAAATAAACTAGATACTGGTTTTCATGGAGATCTGGGTCTATAGCAGTTAAAGAGCTCAGCGAAGCTCCCGGCGCGTTATTCTCCATAACAGGGATCGTGTAGAATGTCTGTGGGAACTGAGGAACATTGTCATTCACGTCCAGTAGCTCTAAAGTTATAGTTTCATTATCAGATAACGGCGGGTTGCCCCTGTCAGTGACGGTAATAGTGATGTCATATTCTGGAACCTTTTCACGGTCTAACGGTTCTGAGAttaataattcataataattatCAGACGATTCTTTGAGCGCAAAAGGTAAATCATCAGAAATATGAATATCTACCTGTCCATTTTCTCCAGAGTCTTTATCACTCACACTAACAACTGCAATTACTGTATTTACGGGAACATCCTCTTTAACTGGACTTGAGAATGACTTTATAGAAATTTCAGGATGATTGTCATTCATGTCGGTAATTATAATGGATATTTTACATTGGCCAGACAATGGATGAGTTCCTTTATCTGATGCTATAACCTCCATATCGTAAATTCGAAAGTCTTCATAATTAACCATCTCTTTCACTCTAATTTCTCCACTGTCAGGATTTAAACTGAACGCTTTCTGTG from Pseudorasbora parva isolate DD20220531a chromosome 11, ASM2467924v1, whole genome shotgun sequence harbors:
- the LOC137092622 gene encoding protocadherin alpha-C2-like, which encodes MDSITRAARRILRYVWVFLLFFASFKTVSTVTHYSIPEEMEEGSVVANLAADLGLDVKTLNRRKMRLDTIASKKYLDINKETGELYVVQKIDRELICNSKSICFLKLDATIENPIRMFNIEIEITDINDNAPHFRRDTMHLDISESTSAGERFSLNNAFDPDIGSNSVNSYYLSDSVHFNIEIQAGRDGSKFADLILKKALDREEQTVHNLILTAVDGGVPARSGTASIIVRVLDTNDNAPQFDKDSYTINLTENSPIGSLVVKLNATDKDEGSNSDLLYSYSLYTSEKTQQTFSLNPNNGEIRVKEMINYEDFRIYDMEIIATDKAANSLSGKCKVKILITDMNDNHPEISIKSFSSPVKEDVPVNTVIAVVSVSDKDSGENGQVDIHISDDLPFALKESSDNYYELLISEPLDREKVPEYDITITVTDRGNPPLSDNETITLELLDVNDNVPQFPQTFYTIPVMENNAPGASLSSLTAIDPDLHENQYLVYFIIEREIANTSMSMLFSINPENGNLYALKTFDYEIEKEFLFHIEARDSGVPPLSSNVTVHIIIMDQNDNTPLIVSPWRAHGSEVKEKIPRSTDKGTLIAKVIAIDSDSVHNSRITYQFLQNTDATLFSLDQYNGEIRTMRMFSYRDSRDQRLVVIAKDNGEPALSATVTIKLSTVETALKTYTEVPLEYDIFSDLNLYLVIGLGSVSFLLLITILVTIVLKCQKAKPSKAAPSCRNSVISERNSTIADSTLVSNDAYWYSLFLAETRKGKLVVRQPVPKGARYIVSSIPRSTGLTETSDSAASTLQVRQSQ
- the LOC137092621 gene encoding protocadherin alpha-C2-like; translation: MDSDLNAWSWRRYVSLLFLLSAVFHFSLAVTHYSVPEEMEVGSVVANLATDLGLDVQTLIKRNVRLDVIANKKYLAINKDRGELYILEKIDREYLCPAKTTTTCFLKMEVIVENPERIFYIELEITDINDNNPHFRRDTINLDIIESTPAGERFSVSNAVDSDVGSNSVKTYYLSKNEQFDIEIQSGRDGSKFADLILKKALDRETQAVHNLILTAVDGGVPPRSGTASIIVRVLDANDNAPKFDQESYTINLTENSPIGSLVVKLNATDLDEGSNADLVYSFSLYTSEKTQKAFSLNPDSGEIRVKEMVNYEDFRIYDMEVIASDKGTHPLSGQCKISIIITDMNDNHPEISIKSFSSPVKEDVPVNTVIAVVSVSDKDSGENGQVDIHISDDLPFALKESSDNYYELLISEPLDREKVPEYDITITVTDRGNPPLSDNETITLELLDVNDNVPQFPQTFYTIPVMENNAPGASLSSLTAIDPDLHENQYLVYFIIEREIANTSMSMLFSINPENGNLYALKTFDYEIEKEFLFHIEARDSGVPPLSSNVTVHIIIMDQNDNTPLIVSPWRAHGSEVKEKIPRSTDKGTLIAKVIAIDSDSVHNSRITYQFLQNTDATLFSLDQYNGEIRTMRMFSYRDSRDQRLVVIAKDNGEPALSATVTIKLSTVETALKTYTEVPLEYDIFSDLNLYLVIGLGSVSFLLLITILVTIVLKCQKAKPSKAAPSCRNSVISERNSTIADSTLVSNDAYWYSLFLAETRKGKLVVRQPVPKGARYIVSSIPRSTGLTETSDSAASTLQVGPYTFLLCKF